The genomic window AAATCCCCGCCGAAGCCAACGTCGTACGCCTCCACGCCATCGACGCCAGCCTCGACCCCGACCAGTGGATCGCCTTCACCCCACCCCGCGTACCCACGATGGACACACTCAACAACGTCGTCGGCTCCGAAGCCCCCGTCCTCATGGACTGGCAAGTACCACTCCAATTCCCCTGCCAACGACCCTTCAGCCACTACGCCGGCGTCATCGAAAACCCCCGCTACCGCATCTCACCCGACCACGTCGGCCGCGTCACAGGATCCCGATTCCAAGACGCCCTCGGCGGCGGCGCACAAGGACCAGTCGAAGCCATCGACAGCTCCTTCCAACTCCCCAGCTACGCCAAAAACGACTGGCGTCGCGACTGGGGCACCATCGAAATCTACAACCCCCGCACCGACTCACAAGACCAAAAACCCGACAACGCCGACATTCAGCTCGAAGAAGTCCGGCGGGCCGGGACCTGGACACCAGGCCTGATGAACATCAGCGTTGAATAACTTCTAGATATATATCTAGAAGGTGCGGAGCCGCAGTGAGTTGCTCACCACGAACACCGAACTGAGCGCCATCGCGGCTCCCGCAAACATCGGGTTCAGAAGCCCGAGGGCGGCGACGGGGATGAGTAGGACGTTGTAGGCGAAGGCCCAAAATAGGTTCGTTTTGATGGTGCGCAGGGTGGCTCGGGAGAGGCGGATGGCGTCGACGATGCCGATTGGTTCGGATCGCATGAGTGTGATGTCTGATGCTTCGATTGCGACGTCGGTGCCTGCTCCCATGGCGATGCCGAGTTCGGCTTGAGCGAGTGCGGCGGCATCGTTGACGCCGTCGCCGACCATTGCGACGCGCCGTCCTTCTGACTGCAATCGCGAAACTAGGTCTACTTTGTCTTCGGGCATTACGCCGGCGGTGACGTGCTCAATGCCGACTTCCTTCGCCACTGCCCGCGCTGCGCCTTCGTTGTCGCCGGTGATCAGATAGGGGGTGAGCCCCAGCTCTTTAAGCTTTTCGACGCTCTCCCGCGCCCCCTCTTTCACACGATCCGCAACTACGATCACGCCCGCAGGTTCTTCGTCGATATAAGCCACCACCGCGGTCGCTCCGCGGCGTTCGGCGGCGTCAACTTCCTCCTGCATGGAACCGTCCGGCCGGGTGACGCGCACCCTTTTTCCTTCGACCACGCCCGAAACGCCCAAACCAGGGTCACTTTGAAAATCGCTGGCTTCGTAGTGCGTTGTGGCTGCTTCCACGATCGCGCGAGCGATGGGGTGCTCCGATCCCTCCTCCACTGCTGCACATATATCTAGAAGGTGGGGGGTGGTGGTCTTGACGTCGATGACTTCCATCCGCCCCTCGGTCACGGTTCCGGTTTTGTCCAGAACGATCGTGTCGATGTTGCGTGCGGATTCGAGGACTTCGGGGCCTTTGATGAGGAGGCCTTGTTGTGCGCCGCGGCCGGTACCGACGAGGAGGGCGGTGGGGGTGGCGAGGCCGAGGGCGCAGGGGCAGGCGATGATGAGGACGGCGACGGCGGCGGCGAATGCGTCGCTGGTTTGGGCGCCGAGGGCGAGTTGTGCGATGAGGGTGATGATGGCGATCAGGATGACCGCGGGGACAAAGATTTGCGCGATTTTGTCGACGAGTTTTTGGACGGGCGCTTTTTTGGCTTGGGCGTCGGCGACGAGTTTGGCCATGGTGGCGAGTGTGGTGTCGGAGCCGACGCGGGTGGCTTCGATGATGAGTCGCCCGGAGGTGTTGAGGGTGGCGCCGGTGACGGTGTCGCCTTCGGTGACTTCGCGTGGGAGTGATTCGCCGGTGAGCATCGATTCGTCGATGGCGGAGGCGCCGTCGACGATGCGTCCGTCGGTGGCGATTTTTTCGCCTGGTCGGACAATGAATTGGTCGCCGGTGGCGAGCTTTTCGACGGGCACGCGTTGCTCTTTTCCGTCGACAAGCAAAGCTGCCTCTTTGGCCCCCATGTTCAGCAGGGTGCGGAGGGCTTCGGAGCTTTTGCCTTTAGCGCGTGTTTCGAACCAGCGGCCGAGTAGCAGGAAGACGATCACCATCGCGGCGGATTCGAGGTAGATTTCGTCCATCTGGTTGTGGCTGTGTGCACTGAAGCTCATGTGCATGCGCATGCCAGGTGTGCCAGCATTGCCGAGGAAGAGCGCCCACACCGACCATAGGTAGGCGGCGGTGGTGCCCAAGGAGATCAGCGTGTCCATGGTGAATGAGAAGTGGCGCAGGTTTTGCAACGCCGCCGTGTGGAAGGGCAAGCCGCCGTAGAAAAAGACGCCGCTGGCGAGGGCGAAGCTCAGCCACTGCCAGTTGTCGAATTGCAGTGCCGGCACCATGGAGAGCATGAAAACTGGTAGTGCCATCACCGCTGAGATCAGCAGTCGCTTTTTGAGGTCCTCGGCGTGCGCGTCGCGCGCTGTTTCGGTGTTGGTTTCGGCGGTGCCGCTATTGTGAGCGTCGTCGCCGATGGCGAAGGCGTCGTAACCGGCGCCGCGGATGACGTCGATAAGCGAATCGACGCTGGTTTGCTCAGGATCGAAACGCACACTCGCGGTCTCCGTGGCAAAATTGACGCTCGCCTGCGCGCCCTCAACTTTATTAAGTTTGCGTTCTACACGACCCGAGCAGGAAGTACACGTCATTCCTGTGATACCGAGGTCGATTTCCTTCATGGTCATCATCCCTTTCCAAACCAGACCTACTTTGCACAACGGGCAAAGGCGCTAAAAATTCCGTTAAAAAAGCCACCGCCCCAAACGGAGCGGTGGCACGGCGCGCGAAAACGACCCTACGTCAGCGAATACCCCGCCTCCTCAACAGCCGCACGCACCTCATCATCACTGAAATCCTCACCAATCACCGTCACACGGCCCGTCGCCAAATCAACGTCCACGCCCTGAGCGCCCTCGATCTCCTGGATCTCCTCAGTAACCGAGGCGACGCAGTGCTGGCAAGTCATTCCTGAAACGGTATAGGTTTTGCTCATAATCCATCCCTTCTAGATATATATCTAGAAGTGTAGCGGTGGAATAAGCGGACTATCGATAGGGTTGGGGTTATACGTAACACAGAGAAAAGGAGTAACTATGTCCACGATTGATGTAACTGAAGATACGTTTGAGCAAACTGTCACGGCTGACGGCATTGTGCTTGTCGACGCCTGGGCGTCCTGGTGCGGCCCGTGTCGTGCGTTTGCGCCGACGTTTGAGAAGGCTTCTGAGCAGCACCCGGATGCAACGTTTGCGAAGTTGGACACTGAGGCGAATCAGGGTTTGGCTGCTGCACTGCAGATTCAGTCGATTCCGACGTTGATGGTGTTCCGTGATGGCGTTTTGGTGTTCCGCGAGGCTGGGGCACTGCCGCCGGCGGCGCTGGAGGATCTGATTTCGCAGGTGAAGGACCTGGATATGGATGATGTGAAGCGTCAGATCGCGGAGCAGCAGCAGGGCTAGTGTGGCTGCGTAGACTGTGTGGTGACGTTGTCGTCCATACAGCAAGGAACGTTTGCCATGGCTAATCCTTTTTCTAAAGGTTGGAAGTATCTCACTGCCTCGTTGGATCAGAAGATTGAGGAGAACGCTGATCCTCTGGTGCAGATTCAGCAGGCGAGTGAGGCTGCGAAGCGCCAGCATCAGCAGGTTCGTGAGCAGGCTACCCAGGTGATTGGGAACCGCAATCAGTTGGAGATGAAGCTGAATCGCTTGGTGGGGGAGCGTGACGAGCTTGAGAAGAAGGCTCGTCAGGCTTTGTCTTTGGCTGAGGGGGAGCAAGATTCGGCTCGCGCCAGCGAGTTGCAGCAGGCTGCGGAGATTTATGCCACGCAACTTGTGGGCGTTGAGCAGGAGCTGGAAAACGCTAAGACTTTGCATTCGCAGGCTTCTTCTGCGGCTGATGAGGCTACTCGGCAGTTGCAGCAGTCTGAGGCGCGGCTGAAGGATCAGATGGCGCAGATTGATCAGTTACGTTCCCAGGTGCAGCAAACGAAGATGCAAGAGGCTTCGGCTGCGACGATGGATCAAATTGGCAGCATGGACCCGGATCGGGATGTTCCCTCTTTGGATCAGGTGCGGGAGAAGATTGAGCGTCGTTACGCTCAGGCTTTGGGTTCGCAGGAGCTCACCGAGCATTCGATGCAGGATCGTATGGCTGAGATTGAGTCGAGTGCGGGGGATATGCGTGCGCAGGCTCGGCTTGAGCAGATCCGGGCCGAATTGTCGGCGCCGGAGTCCGCTAAGAAAGAAATTGAGAGCTAGTTTGCGCCGTTGAGCAGCACGCCGCGGATTCCCGAGTGGAATCCGTCGCGCAGGCCCACTCGTTGCGATTCCGTGAGTGTGTATTCGTGCAGGGTCTCGCAGGCGAATTGCAGCAGGGGTCTGTCAATTTCTGGGGGCAGTCCGCCACCGGAGAGCAAGTGCGCGGAGTCGCGCTGTTCGCTGGTGGCGGCGTTTTCGTACCACCAGCGGGCGTATTGCTGGCCGACGTCGAAAGGCGTTTGATTGCCCGCCGATGCCCACACTTCATTGGGGAGGGGCACGTAGCGGGAGCGCAATTTACGCCGGGGTGCCATCATGGAGGGGTTCGGCGTGGGGCGCGGCTTCTCGCTGCTCACGGTGACTTCGACGGATTCTTCAATCTTGGAGGTCACCCTGATTCGCCGGTCGCCTTCGGGTGCGGTAGCCGTCTCTGGCTCGGGGGCAGGTGCGGAAGGCTCCGCCTTTTCTTCGGTAGCAACTGGTTCCGCTTCGATCACCTCGGAGTGCGTGGCGTCGGTTTCGTCGTGAAGCTGCGGGCCGGGCTCGTCGGTTTCGTGCACGGGTTCAGCATCGTGGGGATGCTTTGGTTGTTCGGATTCCTCGTCTTCTGAGGGGGTGCGAACCACTGGGGGTAGTGGGCCTTCGAGCACTTCGAGTTGCATGCAGTCGGCGAAGTCTTCGCGTGGGTCCAAAATGGTGGTTGAATCACAATTTTGGCGCAGTGCCGCGCTCATGGAATCCCAGCCGAAGCCGTAGAGGTGGACTCTAACTCCATTTGCCACGGCTTCTTGGACGCCGGGGATCATGTCGGCATCGCCGGAGACGAGGATGACATCGCTGAATTCGCGGCGTACGCCAGTGAGGACGAGGTCCGCTACCAGCCGTGTGTCCACCGCCTTTTGGGTGCGACGGTCTCCCCACTCGATTAATTGGCCGGCGCGGAGCTGGACACCATCGCAGGTCCTCAGCGAGCGCTGATAACGGTGGGGGCCAGAATCGGGGATGCCGTCGTACCATAGTTGGCGATGCACGGGCTGGCTCAAATGATTCTGTGCCATGGTGGCGAGCGTGGCCACTACTTCGGGGAGGTCAATTTCTAATTGCGCGCGCGCCCCTGTTTCCCACGAGTTGTAGAAGCTCGCGAGTAAATAAGAGGTGTCGACAAAAATTTGTGTGCGTTCAAGCATGGCTCCTGGGCTTTTCCGTTCATTGCTAAATAAGTTTCAATTGCGAGTAGTACCTAGTTTGCCTGAAAAAGCGTGACACGTCGATACACTTCACTAGCGAGTCGCAAAACTGCTGCTCACGCGCTGATCTCTTGTGAAGGTTCGACGGGAAACGCTAGGGTTCATTACATAGGTAACGAACCGACGTGGCGGAAGGGGCCGTGTTGAACGAAGCGACAGCGCCGCTGTTTCGACAGATCGCAACGCTGATCGAAGATTCGATCATTGATGGCGTCCTCCTCGAAGGCCAACGCGCACCTTCTACTAACGAGCTTGCTCAGTTCCACTCGATCAATCCCGCAACCGCACGAAAAGGCCTCCTCTTGCTTGTCGAGCTCGGGATCCTCGAGAAGCGTCGTGGCCTGGGCATGTTCGTCACCGCCGGCGCAACCCAAAGGATTAGGGATCGTCGAGCCGGGGATTTCGCAGCAACCTATCTGGCCCCGCTTGTCGACGAAGCCGTGCGGATCAAAATTGACCGTGCCACATTGCACTCGCTGATTGATCAAGTGGCAGCAAGCCGCGGCTTATATCAATAGTCTTTCTATTTTCTAGGCTTGACCTGGGGGTTTGTGTTGTTGGTGGGGGGTGTGTAACTTTATGTGGGTCGCCGCGACCGACAGCGCCCCCACAGTGGTTGTGGAGATGGCGGTCAGGAAAACGTGCGGTTGGCTAAGTTTGATGTGATGCTGTCGCCTTGGTTGGTGGTGGTGTTGTGTTGTGTGAGAACTCAATAGTGTGCCAATACTTTTATTTTTGTTGTTGTGCTGCTTGTTGCGCATCGTTGGTGGTGTGTGGTGCCGGTTGTGTGCTGGTGTCATGGTGCTGCTTGTTGGTGGTGCGTGATGGTAGTGCTGGGGTGGTTGGTGTGTGTGGTTGGTTGTCTCGTCAAGACCCGCTGCGCGTTTGATGCACTGATTGCCCTGTTGTTTTTTTTTGAATGATGATGTTGTGTCATCGTTTGTTTGGTTAGGTTTGGGCTTTTCACGAGCCTTTGGAACGAGTGTTTTGTGCTTGTTTTTTTTGTGGAGAGTTTGATCCTGGCTCAGGACGAACGCTGGCGGCGTGCTTAACACATGCAAGTCGAACGGAAAGGCCTTGCTTGCAAGGTACTCGAGTGGCGAACGGGTGAGTAACACGTGGGTGACCTGCCCTGCACTTTGGGATAAGCCTGGGAAACTGGGTCTAATACCAGATAGGACCATGATGTAGTGATTGTGGTGGAAAGTTTTTTCGGTGTGGGATGGGCCCGCGGCCTATCAGCTTGTTGGTGGGGTAATGGCCTACCAAGGCGGCGACGGGTAGCCTGAGAGGGTGGACGGCCACATTGGGACTGAGATACGGCCCAGACTCCTACGGGAGGCAGCAGTGGGAATATTGCACAATGGGCGCAAGCCTGATGCAGCGACGCCGCGTGGGGATGACGGCCTTCGGGTTGTAAACCTCTTTCGCAAGGGACGAAGCGTTTTGTGACGGTACCTTGAGAAGAAGCACCGGCTAACTACGTGCCAGCAGCCGCGGTAATACGTAGGCGCGAGCGTTGTCCGGAATTACTGGGCGTAAAGAGCTCGTAGGTGGTTTGTCGCGTCGTCTGTGAAATTCCGGGGCTTAACTCCGGGCGTGCAGGCGATACGGGCATAACTTGAGTGCTGTAGGGGAGACTGGAATTCCTGGTGTAGCGGTGGAATGCGCAGATATCAGGAGGAACACCGATGGCGAAGGCAGGTCTCTGGGCAGTAACTGACGCTGAGGAGCGAAAGCATGGGGAGCGAACAGGATTAGATACCCTGGTAGTCCATGCCGTAAACGGTGGGCGCTAGGTGTAGGGGTCTTCCACGACTTCTGTGCCGTAGCTAACGCATTAAGCGCCCCGCCTGGGGAGTACGGCCGCAAGGCTAAAACTCAAAGGAATTGACGGGGCCCGCACAAGCGGCGGAGCATGTGGATTAATTCGATGCAACGCGAAGAACCTTACCTGGGCTTGACATACACCAGATCGCTGCAGAGATGTAGTTTCCCTTGTGGTTGGTGTACAGGTGGTGCATGGTTGTCGTCAGCTCGTGTCGTGAGATGTTGGGTTAAGTCCCGCAACGAGCGCAACCCTTGTCTTATGTTGCCAGCACGTGATGGTGGGGACTCATGAGAGACTGCCGGGGTGAACTCGGAGGAAGGTGGGGATGACGTCAAATCATCATGCCCCTTATGTCCAGGGCTTCACACATGCTACAATGGTCGGTACAACGCGCAGCGAACCTGTGAGGGTGAGCGAATCGCTGAAAGCCGGCCTCAGTTCGGATTGGGGTCTGCAACTCGACCCCATGAAGTCGGAGTCGCTAGTAATCGCAGATCAGCAACGCTGCGGTGAATACGTTCCCGGGCCTTGTACACACCGCCCGTCACGTCATGAAAGTTGGTAACACCCGAAGCCCATGGCCCAACCACCGTGTGTGGGGGGAGTGGTCGAAGGTGGGATCGGCGATTGGGACGAAGTCGTAACAAGGTAGCCGTACCGGAAGGTGCGGCTGGATCACCTCCTTTCTAAGGAGCAGTATTTATTTTTTCTCTTTTTTGTTGAATGTGGTGCTCACAGGTTGATGCCCCGCGCGCCAGTAGTTGGTGTGTGGTGTGCTACCCGGGTGGAGATCACACATGGGCATGATCACCGCGTGTGCACCGGATGCACGGATGTGGTGGTGATGGATCAGCGTGTGCGCAATGGGCAAGCAGTATGAGTCGAGCAACAAAAGTTTTGTCGTCCCGCCGGTGTGGTTGGGGTGTGTGGGTATTGGTGCACTGTTGGGTGTCTGGGGCAACACGATTGTCCTTGTTGGATCATGGCACACTGTGCTGGCTGCCGTGTGGTGGTTGGTTGGTGTGTGGTGGTGTTGTGTGAGAACTGTATAGTGGACGCGAGTAATTCTTTATTCTGTGAATTAAGTATTGTTTGTTGTGCTATGACCATCACTGTGTGTGGTGGTTGTGGTGTGTGAAGGTTTGTTTGTTTGTGTGTGACCGCGCTTGCTGTGGCAGGTGTGGTTGATTCGTGTGTCCGGCATGACTGGCTGCCGTTGTGGTGGTTGGTGTGTGTTGGAAGGGCACACGGTGGATGCCTTGGCATTTCGAGCCGATGAAGGACGTGGAAGGCCGCGATAGGCCTCGGGGAGTTGTCAATCAAGCGTTGATCCGAGGGTGTCCGAATGGGGAAACCTGGCCACTGTGATTGGTGGTGACCCTAGTGTGAATGCATAGCGCTAGTGGGGGTAGACGTAGGGAAGTGAAACATCTCAGTACCTACAGGAAGAGAAAACAATTGTGATTCTGCTAGTAGTGGCGAACGAACGTGGATGAGGCTAAACCGTATGCGTGTGATACCTGTGCCAGGGTTGCGTGTGTGGTGTTGTGGGGCGTGGCTGTTCGTGGTGGCATGACACGAGAGCATGATTGATGCTGTAAGCGGAAGTGGTGTGGAATCGCCTGCCGGAGAAGGTGAGAGTCCTGTACGTGAATGCAGTGTTGGTGGTGTTGGGCCATGTGTTATACCCCGAGTAGCAGCGGGCTCGTGGAATCTGCTGTGAATCTGCCGGGACCACCCGGTAAGCCTAAATACTCCGAAATGACCGATAGCGGATGTAGTACCGTGAGGGAATGGTGAAAAGCACCCAGGGGAGTGAAAGAGTACCTGAAACCGTGTGCTTACAAACCGTCAGAGCCGTGCTTGCGTGCCCTGTTGTGGGGTGTGTGGGTGGTGATGGCGTGCCTTTTGAAGAATGAGCCTGCGAGTCAGCGGCATGTCGCGAGGTTAACCATGAGTGTGGGTAGCCGTAGCGAAAGCGAATCCTAACTAGGGTGAGTGTTAGTGGCATGTCCTGGACCCGAAGCGGAGTGATCTACCCATGGCCAGTGTGAAGCAGCTGTAAGAGGTTGTGGAGGCGCGAACCCACTTAGGTTGAAAACTGAGGGGATGAGCTGTGGGTAGGGGTGAAAGGCCAATCAAACTCCGTGATAGCTGGTTCTCCCCGAAATGCATTTAGGTGCAGCGTTGTATGGTGCTTCCTGGAGGTAGAGCGACTGGTTGGTTGAGCGGGACTACCATCTTAGCAATGTCAGCCAAACTCCGAATGCCAGTGAATGCTAGTACAGCAGTGAGACTGCGGGGATAAGCTCCGTTGGTCGAAAGGAAACAGCCCAGATCGCCGGTTAAGGCCCCTAAGGGTGTACTAAGTGGAAAAGGATGTGGGATCGCGAAGACAGCCAGGAGGTTGGCTTAGAAGCAGCCATCCTTGAAAGAGTGCGTAATAGCTCACTGGTCGAGTGGTTCTGCGCCGACAATGTAGTGGGGCTCAAGTACACCGCCGAAACCGCGGCAACACACCTGTTGTGGTGTGTTGGGTAGGGGAGCGTCGTGCACTGCGTGGAAGCATCCGAGTGATCGTGGTGTGGAGTGTGCGCGAGTGAGAATGCAGGCATGAGTAACGAATGAGCAGTGAAAACCTGCTCCGCCGAATGACGAAGGGTTCCTGGGTCAAGCTAATCTTCCCAGGGTGAGTCGGGACCTAAGGCGAGGCCGACAGGCGTAGTCGATGGACAACCAGTTGATATTCTGGTACCTCACAACAGCCGTCCATGACGAAGCAGTGGTACTAACCACCCACCCCAACCCGCAACAACCACTTGTGGTTGTGTGGTGTTGGGTGTGCGTGGGACCTTCATTGGTAGTAGTCAAGCGATGGGGTGACACAGGTTGGTAGCCACGCCACGAGGTTGGTTTTCGTGGTGTAAGCGTGCAGCCCGTCTACTAGGCAAATCCGGTAGGCATCATGGGTCAGGCGTGATACGAATCCCACTATGAGTGGGGAAGGTGGTGATCCTGGACTGTCGAGAAAAGCCTCTAGCGAGGATGTTGTGAGCCCGTACCCCAAACCGACACAGGTCGTCAAGTAGAGTATACTCAGGCGAACGGGTGAACTGTGGTTAAGGAACTCGGCAAAATGCCCCCCGTAACTTCGGGAGAAGGGGGGCCACCGAAGATCACCAGCCCATGCGGTTGGTTGGTGTTTGGTGGTCGCAGAGAATAGAGGGAAGCGACTGTTTATTAAAAACACAGGTCCGTGCGAAAACGTGGAAGTTGATGTATACGGACTGACGCCTGCCCGGTGCTGGAAGGTTAAGAGGACCTGTTAGAACCCCTGTGGGGTTCGAAGCGGAGAATTTAAGCCCCAGTAAACGGCGGTGGTAACTATAACCATCCTAAGGTAGCGAAATTCCTTGTCGGGTAAGTTCCGACCTGCACGAATGGCGTAACGACTTCCCTGCTGTCTCAACCACAGGCCCGGTGAAATTGCAGTACGAGTAAAGATGCTCGTTACGCGCGGCAGGACGAAAAGACCCCGGGGACCTTCACTATAGCTTGGTATTGATATTCGGTTCGGTTTGTGTAGCATAGGTGGGAGACGTTATCAGCACACCACGCCAGTGGGAGTGTCAGTCACAGGTGAAATACC from Corynebacterium gerontici includes these protein-coding regions:
- a CDS encoding heavy metal translocating P-type ATPase; the encoded protein is MMTMKEIDLGITGMTCTSCSGRVERKLNKVEGAQASVNFATETASVRFDPEQTSVDSLIDVIRGAGYDAFAIGDDAHNSGTAETNTETARDAHAEDLKKRLLISAVMALPVFMLSMVPALQFDNWQWLSFALASGVFFYGGLPFHTAALQNLRHFSFTMDTLISLGTTAAYLWSVWALFLGNAGTPGMRMHMSFSAHSHNQMDEIYLESAAMVIVFLLLGRWFETRAKGKSSEALRTLLNMGAKEAALLVDGKEQRVPVEKLATGDQFIVRPGEKIATDGRIVDGASAIDESMLTGESLPREVTEGDTVTGATLNTSGRLIIEATRVGSDTTLATMAKLVADAQAKKAPVQKLVDKIAQIFVPAVILIAIITLIAQLALGAQTSDAFAAAVAVLIIACPCALGLATPTALLVGTGRGAQQGLLIKGPEVLESARNIDTIVLDKTGTVTEGRMEVIDVKTTTPHLLDICAAVEEGSEHPIARAIVEAATTHYEASDFQSDPGLGVSGVVEGKRVRVTRPDGSMQEEVDAAERRGATAVVAYIDEEPAGVIVVADRVKEGARESVEKLKELGLTPYLITGDNEGAARAVAKEVGIEHVTAGVMPEDKVDLVSRLQSEGRRVAMVGDGVNDAAALAQAELGIAMGAGTDVAIEASDITLMRSEPIGIVDAIRLSRATLRTIKTNLFWAFAYNVLLIPVAALGLLNPMFAGAAMALSSVFVVSNSLRLRTF
- a CDS encoding heavy-metal-associated domain-containing protein codes for the protein MSKTYTVSGMTCQHCVASVTEEIQEIEGAQGVDVDLATGRVTVIGEDFSDDEVRAAVEEAGYSLT
- the trxA gene encoding thioredoxin, encoding MSTIDVTEDTFEQTVTADGIVLVDAWASWCGPCRAFAPTFEKASEQHPDATFAKLDTEANQGLAAALQIQSIPTLMVFRDGVLVFREAGALPPAALEDLISQVKDLDMDDVKRQIAEQQQG
- a CDS encoding PspA/IM30 family protein; amino-acid sequence: MANPFSKGWKYLTASLDQKIEENADPLVQIQQASEAAKRQHQQVREQATQVIGNRNQLEMKLNRLVGERDELEKKARQALSLAEGEQDSARASELQQAAEIYATQLVGVEQELENAKTLHSQASSAADEATRQLQQSEARLKDQMAQIDQLRSQVQQTKMQEASAATMDQIGSMDPDRDVPSLDQVREKIERRYAQALGSQELTEHSMQDRMAEIESSAGDMRAQARLEQIRAELSAPESAKKEIES
- a CDS encoding NYN domain-containing protein gives rise to the protein MLERTQIFVDTSYLLASFYNSWETGARAQLEIDLPEVVATLATMAQNHLSQPVHRQLWYDGIPDSGPHRYQRSLRTCDGVQLRAGQLIEWGDRRTQKAVDTRLVADLVLTGVRREFSDVILVSGDADMIPGVQEAVANGVRVHLYGFGWDSMSAALRQNCDSTTILDPREDFADCMQLEVLEGPLPPVVRTPSEDEESEQPKHPHDAEPVHETDEPGPQLHDETDATHSEVIEAEPVATEEKAEPSAPAPEPETATAPEGDRRIRVTSKIEESVEVTVSSEKPRPTPNPSMMAPRRKLRSRYVPLPNEVWASAGNQTPFDVGQQYARWWYENAATSEQRDSAHLLSGGGLPPEIDRPLLQFACETLHEYTLTESQRVGLRDGFHSGIRGVLLNGAN
- a CDS encoding GntR family transcriptional regulator, giving the protein MNEATAPLFRQIATLIEDSIIDGVLLEGQRAPSTNELAQFHSINPATARKGLLLLVELGILEKRRGLGMFVTAGATQRIRDRRAGDFAATYLAPLVDEAVRIKIDRATLHSLIDQVAASRGLYQ